The following coding sequences are from one Diabrotica virgifera virgifera chromosome 2, PGI_DIABVI_V3a window:
- the LOC114329166 gene encoding uncharacterized protein LOC114329166 isoform X2: protein MHLKDSVLELGLIQNKPGVCYKIHTSSQPRLYPNLRKPEYKNIHESCTEWLKEKEYNNCLGLRTQNDEVIMLSCKGVTSRRRRGCYKIINQDKKEEIVCQKVNRNEGCEVLTTRSNLTIVIHCIPRGYSPSIFDIRTRKPPREYRETSD from the coding sequence AACTTGGCCTTATTCAAAATAAACCAGGAGTCTGCTACAAAATTCACACCTCAAGCCAACCAAGACTTTACCCAAATCTTAGGAAACCAGAATACAAAAATATTCATGAATCATGCACTGAATGGCTAAAAGAAAAGGAGTACAACAATTGCTTAGGACTTAGAACACAGAATGATGAAGTTATTATGCTTTCTTGTAAAGGAGTAACGAGCAGAAGACGACGCGGATGCTACAAAATAATTAATCAGGATAAGAAAGAAGAAATTGTTTGCCAGAAAGTAAATCGAAACGAAGGGTGTGAAGTACTTACTACTAGGTCTAATTTAACTATTGTCATTCACTGTATACCAAGGGGTTATTCGCCTAGTATTTTTGATATTAGAACACGAAAACCACCCAGGGAGTACAGAGAAACTTCCGATTAA